The genomic interval GCCAAGTAGAATTTCTTGGGAGAGAACTTGACCGTCAGGAGATGCGGCATAGACGGAAGATGCTTCTTCTTCATGGTGTCCCAGAGGAGAAGACGGAAGACACGTCGGCTCGCGTCACGGGTCTTGTAGCGGATCATCTCTTGCTTCCAAACTTTTCAAGTGCCAGCATTAAGCACTCATACCGCTTAGGCCAACGGTCAGATAAGAAACCCAGGCCTATTGTGGTAAAATTCACTGGAGTTAGCATCCGCGATAAAGTTTGGTTCGCAAAATCCAAATTTAAAGGCACGGGATTAACACAGTCGGAGTTCTTGACGAAAAGCaggcacgatgttttcctcgaAGCCAGAAAACGCTTTGGCATAAATAAGTGCTGGACGCGGGACGGTTTCATATACGTAATAGCGTCGGATGGTGCTCGTCATCGAGTTGAAAGCCTGTCGGACCTCAACAGCATACCCACTGCGTCTACTACGAAGTCGCCGGTTCAAACAAAGTCGCCGGTTCAAACAAAGTCTTGAGACTCCAAAGGTGTTGACAAGGTAATTGTTACACGTACTAAGAGActgataaaaaagtaatttgtaatgTTTACTTTCTCGACTTTACTATCTTAGTACCcacttgttaattttatttatatctaataatttCTCTTACGGTTACCTactcttattattttatcattgtgTATGTCAAACTGTCAAATATCCGAAGTGTCAATGTCACAGACTAAAATATTCTGTCACAGAATGCAggattaatttacatattatgtacatagaataatgtaatttttattaacataagaattaaatatacataattattgtacatagatatttaaatatggacttGGCATTGGGATCTTGGTG from Vanessa cardui chromosome W, ilVanCard2.1, whole genome shotgun sequence carries:
- the LOC124542403 gene encoding uncharacterized protein LOC124542403, with protein sequence MDSIKQSLPAMTELFNNRMQEFQHDLNKTSSPGSTTSLASDFITFKSFVISALNTLQCQVEFLGRELDRQEMRHRRKMLLLHGVPEEKTEDTSARVTGLVADHLLLPNFSSASIKHSYRLGQRSDKKPRPIVVKFTGVSIRDKVWFAKSKFKGTGLTQSEFLTKSRHDVFLEARKRFGINKCWTRDGFIYVIASDGARHRVESLSDLNSIPTASTTKSPVQTKSPVQTKS